In one Zobellia galactanivorans genomic region, the following are encoded:
- the dinB gene encoding DNA polymerase IV encodes MPNDFPLRKIIHVDMDAFYASVEQLDNPDLRGKPIAVGGSSKRGVVAAASYEARKYGVRSAMSSVLAQRNCPGLIFVKPRFERYKEISHQIRNIFYEYTDLVEPLSLDEAYLDVTVNKKGNPSASLIAKEIRQKIYDTIGLNASAGISINKFIAKVASDINKPNGQKTVNPEEVSLFLEELEIRKFYGVGKVTAEKMYKLGIFTGKDLKLKTLEFLEGNFGKNGSYYYNVVRGIHTSPVKPHRIPKSVGAERTFNENLSSEIFMLERLDHIAEELEKRLKKANIAGKTVTLKIKYSDFTLNTRSKTLAYYISSKSLILETAKELLYQEKLQNSVRLLGISLANLNTEKKEKTTDKESISVQLKFEF; translated from the coding sequence ATGCCAAACGATTTTCCATTACGAAAGATTATTCATGTGGATATGGATGCCTTTTATGCCTCCGTAGAGCAACTGGACAATCCTGACTTACGTGGAAAGCCCATTGCCGTTGGCGGAAGCTCAAAAAGGGGCGTTGTTGCCGCGGCCAGCTACGAAGCTAGAAAATACGGGGTTCGTAGTGCCATGAGCAGCGTTTTGGCACAGCGTAATTGTCCCGGACTTATTTTTGTTAAACCCCGTTTTGAGCGTTATAAGGAAATCTCGCATCAAATCAGAAACATATTCTACGAGTATACCGATTTGGTAGAACCCCTGTCATTGGACGAAGCCTATCTCGATGTTACCGTAAACAAGAAGGGAAATCCCTCCGCTTCATTGATCGCCAAGGAAATTAGGCAAAAAATCTACGACACTATCGGCCTGAACGCCTCCGCAGGTATTTCCATCAATAAATTCATTGCGAAGGTCGCCAGCGACATCAACAAACCCAACGGACAAAAAACCGTAAACCCCGAAGAGGTATCGCTGTTTCTGGAAGAGCTTGAAATCCGGAAATTTTACGGTGTGGGAAAGGTCACTGCCGAAAAAATGTACAAACTGGGCATCTTTACCGGTAAAGACCTAAAACTAAAAACGCTTGAATTTCTGGAAGGGAATTTCGGAAAAAACGGAAGCTACTATTACAACGTGGTCCGCGGTATTCATACCAGTCCCGTAAAACCACACCGTATTCCAAAGTCCGTAGGAGCCGAACGTACCTTCAACGAAAACCTGAGTAGCGAAATATTTATGCTCGAACGGCTAGACCATATTGCCGAAGAGCTTGAAAAACGCTTGAAAAAAGCCAATATTGCCGGTAAAACGGTCACACTTAAAATCAAATACAGCGATTTTACCCTTAATACCAGAAGCAAGACCCTTGCTTATTATATATCCTCCAAGAGCCTTATATTGGAAACGGCCAAGGAACTTTTGTATCAAGAAAAGCTACAGAACTCGGTACGCCTGCTCGGTATTTCCCTCGCCAACCTCAATACGGAGAAAAAAGAAAAAACAACGGACAAGGAATCCATTTCAGTTCAACTGAAGTTCGAGTTCTAG
- a CDS encoding NAD(P)H-binding protein, with protein METQRKTAIILGATGLTGGILLRLLLEDDRYGKVKLFSRSSTGLSHQKIEEHLGDLMQLEQFEADFTGDEVFCCIGTTKSKTPNKEAYRKIDYGIPVAAAKLSAKNGISSFLVMSSMGANAKSNVFYSRLKGEMEEAVLGENIENTYLFRPSLIGGKREEKRIGELLFKQLMKVVNLVLAGPLEKYRSIKPETIAKAMIRVANGAYTTPIIESDKIKKIAGESD; from the coding sequence ATGGAAACACAAAGAAAGACAGCAATAATACTTGGGGCCACAGGTCTTACCGGAGGCATTTTGTTACGGCTTTTGTTGGAGGACGACCGGTACGGGAAAGTTAAGTTGTTCTCTCGTTCCAGCACAGGGCTCTCCCATCAAAAAATAGAGGAGCATTTGGGCGATTTGATGCAATTGGAACAATTTGAAGCCGACTTTACGGGTGATGAGGTGTTCTGTTGTATCGGTACCACAAAGTCAAAAACACCGAATAAGGAAGCCTATAGAAAAATCGATTATGGCATTCCCGTAGCGGCCGCCAAGCTTTCTGCCAAAAACGGCATTTCAAGTTTTTTGGTAATGTCCTCTATGGGGGCAAATGCCAAGAGTAACGTTTTCTACAGCCGTCTAAAGGGCGAAATGGAGGAAGCAGTACTTGGTGAAAATATAGAGAACACCTACCTCTTTCGACCTTCGTTGATCGGGGGGAAACGCGAGGAAAAACGAATCGGCGAGTTGTTGTTCAAACAATTGATGAAAGTTGTGAACCTTGTTTTGGCGGGTCCGCTTGAAAAATACCGCTCCATTAAGCCCGAAACCATAGCGAAGGCTATGATACGTGTGGCCAATGGAGCGTATACGACACCTATAATAGAATCCGATAAGATTAAAAAAATAGCTGGGGAGAGTGATTGA
- a CDS encoding TetR/AcrR family transcriptional regulator, which produces MFNKDRFLEFALSKFTKFGSKRFTLDDLAHELGISKKTIYENFKGKEEIIQESLVALLNKLRYQINECVEKEKSDPIRAVIAIYRIGLDTFKSFSPTFLRSLKKYYPNVYRLFNDFRENDVSVLVKDLLLNGQGKGQIRKDVDIDLTYELYYNRMEYIVHAENKNFYEQFTPEELLDHIIINNLRGIATKEYLNKNDSIFLL; this is translated from the coding sequence ATGTTCAATAAGGACCGCTTTTTAGAATTTGCCCTTTCCAAGTTTACAAAATTTGGAAGCAAGCGTTTTACCTTGGATGACCTGGCCCATGAACTCGGTATCTCTAAAAAAACGATATACGAGAACTTTAAGGGCAAGGAAGAAATCATTCAAGAAAGTTTGGTAGCCCTTTTGAACAAATTAAGGTATCAAATAAACGAATGTGTAGAAAAGGAAAAATCCGACCCTATCCGAGCTGTAATAGCCATTTATAGGATAGGGTTGGATACCTTTAAATCTTTCAGTCCCACCTTTTTAAGAAGTTTAAAAAAGTACTACCCCAATGTGTACCGTTTGTTCAACGATTTTCGTGAAAACGACGTTTCCGTTCTGGTGAAAGATCTACTTTTAAACGGACAGGGGAAAGGACAAATCAGAAAAGACGTCGATATAGACCTGACCTATGAACTTTATTACAATCGCATGGAATACATCGTGCATGCCGAAAACAAGAATTTCTACGAACAATTTACGCCCGAAGAGCTCTTGGACCACATCATAATCAACAACCTAAGAGGTATTGCCACAAAGGAATACCTCAACAAAAACGACTCGATCTTTCTATTGTAA
- a CDS encoding TonB-dependent receptor domain-containing protein: MKFYHFLLMLIALAPLSVSAQITGKITDGDNDYPLEYATAALFDQESGELVTGVITNLDGVFTIDEVKNGTYYLEASFIGFETKTIKDIVVENRKGADLGTIALTMGGTQLEEVVVKGERATMINKIDRQVFDTKKFQNSLGGSATDVVKNIPSVSVDGQGEISVRGSTGFVVLLNGNPVQGNASTLLNQLPANAIERVEVITAPSAKYDPEGKAGILNIITRKGAADGSFAQINLKGGLPSIETYGNDKAHQRYGADATYNIRKGDWNISMGANYQRNDLGGRREGDVFTIINNTLTQFPSSGERSFDEINYSGRFTVDYAPDDKNAYSLGFYGGKRKKDRLADIVYYDNHGISPAVGGERLYTFQYYNHNLRTRKSDFVLGSFDYSHIFDNTSKLSTSFLYEYTLLGGPTESDNLGEPDRNIIYQQEYNTNDNPLNGIRLSLDYAWKPFAIGQLETGYQYRNLDHTGDFVYERKDDTTGGTFELVPEFSSEVDLQRSIHSGYAQLTGAKDKWEYAAGVRIEAMDRELDLRDKQGLIDTTYAYDYVKPFPSASVQYTFENNTKLKAAYSKRVERTTTFKMNPFPEREHSETLEQGDPTLKPEFIDLLEVGISKNFDGGNSIFATAYYRDTKNLVNRVNTIYNDTILNRIYSNVGKAKSLGLELGAQLKPTKNWSNFIGANLYNYSIDGTYDGRNIDSSSFVYSINANSTYDFTETTSLQFTFNYLSERITAQGEDSRFYSPNLTFKKSFLNDRLTATLQWQNIDMGLLDTNEQRITTYREGEFYTTTNYVYEVDMVLLNLSYNFNKNKNKSKFIDSEFGKQEF, encoded by the coding sequence ATGAAGTTTTATCATTTTTTACTGATGCTAATCGCCCTTGCCCCGCTATCGGTATCGGCACAAATTACAGGAAAAATAACGGACGGGGATAATGACTACCCATTGGAATATGCCACTGCGGCCCTCTTCGACCAAGAGAGCGGCGAACTGGTCACAGGGGTAATCACCAACCTCGATGGGGTCTTCACCATCGACGAGGTTAAAAACGGCACCTACTACCTTGAAGCTTCCTTTATCGGCTTCGAAACCAAGACCATCAAAGATATTGTAGTGGAAAACAGGAAGGGAGCCGACCTCGGCACCATAGCCCTGACCATGGGCGGAACCCAACTGGAAGAGGTGGTGGTAAAGGGCGAACGGGCCACGATGATCAATAAAATAGACCGACAGGTTTTTGACACCAAAAAATTTCAGAACAGCCTTGGGGGCAGTGCTACCGACGTGGTCAAGAACATACCTTCGGTAAGTGTTGACGGACAGGGCGAAATCAGTGTTCGCGGAAGTACGGGTTTTGTGGTATTGCTCAACGGCAACCCGGTGCAGGGCAATGCTTCTACCTTGTTGAACCAGCTTCCGGCCAATGCCATAGAGCGGGTGGAAGTGATTACGGCACCCTCGGCCAAATACGACCCCGAAGGAAAAGCGGGAATTTTGAACATTATTACCCGCAAAGGCGCCGCCGATGGCAGCTTTGCCCAAATAAACCTAAAAGGGGGACTTCCCTCCATTGAAACTTACGGAAACGATAAGGCGCACCAGCGCTACGGGGCCGATGCCACCTACAACATTCGCAAAGGGGATTGGAACATCTCGATGGGGGCCAACTACCAACGTAACGACCTGGGCGGAAGACGTGAAGGCGATGTTTTCACCATTATAAACAACACCCTTACGCAGTTTCCTTCCAGTGGAGAGCGCAGTTTTGACGAAATCAACTACAGTGGAAGGTTTACCGTAGACTATGCCCCAGACGATAAAAATGCGTATTCATTGGGTTTTTACGGGGGGAAAAGAAAAAAAGACCGTCTAGCCGATATTGTGTATTACGACAACCACGGTATAAGCCCCGCGGTAGGAGGGGAACGACTTTATACCTTTCAGTATTATAACCACAACCTCAGGACCCGAAAAAGTGATTTTGTATTGGGAAGCTTTGACTATTCCCACATTTTCGACAACACTTCAAAACTATCGACCTCCTTCTTATACGAATACACCTTGTTGGGCGGTCCTACGGAAAGCGACAACTTGGGCGAGCCCGACAGAAATATCATATACCAGCAAGAGTACAACACCAACGACAACCCATTGAACGGTATTCGCCTATCGTTGGATTATGCCTGGAAACCCTTTGCCATAGGACAGCTCGAAACAGGCTACCAATACCGGAACCTCGATCATACGGGTGATTTCGTTTACGAAAGAAAAGATGATACTACCGGTGGGACATTTGAACTTGTTCCCGAGTTTTCAAGTGAAGTAGACCTTCAAAGAAGCATCCATTCGGGTTACGCACAATTGACGGGAGCAAAAGATAAATGGGAATATGCCGCAGGCGTACGGATTGAAGCTATGGACCGCGAACTTGACCTTCGTGACAAGCAAGGCCTTATCGATACGACCTATGCTTACGACTATGTAAAACCGTTTCCGTCCGCTTCGGTTCAATACACTTTTGAAAACAACACAAAATTGAAGGCCGCCTACAGCAAAAGGGTTGAACGCACGACTACTTTTAAGATGAATCCATTTCCGGAACGTGAGCACTCTGAAACCTTAGAGCAAGGAGATCCCACCCTAAAACCCGAATTTATAGACTTGTTGGAAGTAGGTATAAGTAAAAACTTCGACGGTGGAAATTCGATTTTTGCAACGGCCTATTACCGCGACACCAAAAATCTGGTGAATAGGGTAAACACCATCTACAACGATACGATTCTAAACCGAATCTACTCTAATGTAGGCAAGGCCAAATCATTAGGATTGGAATTAGGCGCACAGCTAAAACCCACCAAAAACTGGTCGAATTTTATTGGGGCCAACCTCTACAATTATTCCATTGACGGCACCTACGACGGTCGGAACATAGACAGTAGTTCTTTTGTTTACTCGATAAATGCGAATAGCACCTACGACTTTACCGAAACCACTTCCCTACAATTCACCTTTAACTATCTATCGGAACGGATTACGGCACAAGGGGAAGATTCGCGTTTCTATTCGCCCAACCTGACCTTTAAAAAGTCGTTTCTCAACGACCGTCTAACGGCTACATTACAATGGCAAAATATAGATATGGGCCTATTGGACACGAACGAACAACGTATTACGACCTACCGAGAAGGTGAGTTCTATACGACCACGAACTATGTATATGAAGTTGATATGGTATTGTTGAACCTATCGTATAATTTCAATAAAAACAAGAATAAATCGAAATTCATTGATAGTGAATTCGGTAAGCAAGAATTCTAA
- a CDS encoding AraC family transcriptional regulator, producing the protein MTRTKINTYSKISALEDIKIEPFDVNKRYTKPHRHNKYMELVYFSKGSGVHYMDETGYAIEPPIIFIIKKDEVHHWEIDTLPEGFVIIIKEGFMEKTLDKHINLQLRQLGNKRVINPAYDSSIQSLFEIASKEIKENCSSRDVLVEGVLKALFSKILNYVQIDEDLSTNDLDERFSELLENKLKNDVAYYASQLNTTAQNLNAWCRKKHEKTASAVIAEHIIKEAKRLLLYTDLSVTEIAYNFDFSDVSHFVKYFKRHDGQTPLQYKKVAIVP; encoded by the coding sequence TTGACACGAACAAAAATAAATACCTATTCAAAGATTTCGGCCTTGGAAGATATCAAGATCGAGCCCTTCGACGTCAACAAGCGATATACCAAACCGCACCGCCATAATAAATATATGGAGCTGGTCTATTTCAGTAAAGGCAGCGGTGTACACTACATGGATGAAACCGGCTACGCCATTGAACCCCCCATAATTTTTATAATTAAGAAGGATGAAGTGCACCATTGGGAAATCGATACCCTGCCCGAAGGTTTCGTCATCATTATCAAGGAAGGTTTTATGGAAAAGACCTTGGATAAGCACATCAACCTACAACTAAGGCAGCTAGGAAACAAAAGGGTCATCAACCCTGCCTATGATTCGAGCATTCAGTCGCTCTTTGAAATCGCCTCAAAAGAAATAAAGGAAAATTGTTCCAGCAGGGATGTTCTGGTAGAAGGGGTACTTAAGGCCCTTTTTTCTAAAATTCTGAACTATGTACAAATTGATGAGGATCTATCTACCAATGATTTGGACGAACGTTTTTCCGAATTGCTTGAAAACAAATTAAAAAACGATGTGGCATATTATGCCTCACAATTGAATACCACGGCGCAGAACCTTAACGCCTGGTGTAGAAAAAAACACGAAAAAACGGCCTCGGCGGTAATTGCCGAGCACATTATAAAAGAGGCCAAGCGTTTACTCCTCTATACCGACCTCTCCGTTACCGAAATTGCGTACAACTTCGACTTTTCCGATGTTTCGCATTTTGTCAAATATTTTAAGCGCCATGACGGCCAAACCCCGCTACAGTACAAAAAAGTAGCGATCGTACCTTAA
- a CDS encoding CYTH domain-containing protein, translating to MIEIERKFLVTSRAYQGQATLKERIVQGFLNTHPERTVRVRIKADSAFLTVKGKSNEAGTMRFEWEKEIPVPDAERLLSICEPGVIDKVRYNVPVGQHIFEVDEFYGDNKGLVVAEIELASEDEDFEKPEWLGQEVTGEVKYYNSQLGKNPYTSW from the coding sequence GTGATTGAAATTGAACGTAAATTTTTGGTCACGTCAAGGGCGTACCAAGGACAGGCCACATTGAAGGAACGAATTGTTCAGGGGTTTTTGAACACGCATCCCGAGCGTACCGTAAGAGTGAGGATCAAGGCCGATTCGGCATTTTTGACCGTAAAGGGAAAATCGAACGAGGCCGGAACTATGCGATTTGAATGGGAAAAGGAAATTCCCGTGCCGGATGCCGAACGGTTATTGTCGATCTGTGAACCAGGGGTTATCGATAAGGTGCGCTACAATGTTCCCGTGGGGCAACATATTTTTGAGGTAGACGAATTTTATGGTGATAATAAGGGCTTGGTCGTGGCCGAAATAGAATTGGCCTCTGAAGACGAGGACTTTGAAAAACCCGAATGGTTAGGGCAAGAGGTGACAGGTGAGGTTAAATACTACAATTCGCAACTGGGTAAAAACCCCTATACATCTTGGTAG
- the arfB gene encoding alternative ribosome rescue aminoacyl-tRNA hydrolase ArfB, whose product MNKAQLIQELNFKAVRSSGAGGQHVNKVSTKIDLSFSLEDSNGLTTTEKERIYRKIGHRLTKDGVLQMQCDETRSQHRNKELAIARFLTLMEEALKVKKKRRKTKPSRSSIEKRLKHKKKNAQKKTNRGKPQID is encoded by the coding sequence ATGAACAAGGCCCAACTGATACAAGAGTTAAATTTCAAGGCCGTTCGCAGCAGTGGTGCCGGAGGGCAACATGTAAACAAGGTGTCGACAAAAATAGACCTTAGCTTTTCGCTTGAAGATTCTAATGGACTTACTACTACCGAGAAAGAGCGCATCTATAGAAAAATAGGACATAGGCTTACCAAAGATGGCGTTTTGCAAATGCAATGCGACGAAACCCGAAGTCAGCACAGAAATAAGGAACTGGCCATTGCCCGTTTTTTGACCCTTATGGAAGAGGCCTTAAAGGTCAAAAAGAAACGTCGCAAAACAAAGCCGTCTCGATCTTCCATTGAGAAGCGGTTAAAGCACAAAAAGAAGAACGCCCAAAAAAAGACAAATAGAGGAAAGCCCCAAATCGACTAA
- a CDS encoding TolC family protein, translating to MKKFAINKFLLVAMLPLLLQSCFVAKNYERPAVETENLYRTDQLPQDSVSFASISYKDLFTDSYLKTYIERGLANNLDIRIALENISAAEAYVKQGKAGYLPTINGAASATRTARTSENGQFGSIFSQPYNQFEASGTLSWEADIWGKIRSTKRASDASYLQTVAAHQAVKTSLVSQIATTYYQLLALDKQVAVTVETIENRMRSLETITALKEAGQANQVGVDQTAAQLYSAQSQLLDLKNSLFKTETALSILLGEQPQTYDRSSLDDQELTSDMQLGVPALLLRNRPDIMQSEFGLVNSFELTNVARSNFYPSITLSAQGGFQSLEIDNWIDSSSIFANLIGGLTQPILNGRKVRTAYEVAKAQQEQALLNFKKTLLTAGKEVSDALYDYNTAVEKEAYVTKQVVALKRAESNSEELLNSGYLTYLDLLTARENSLNAELNLVSNKLAQLSATVELYRSLGGGWH from the coding sequence ATGAAGAAATTTGCAATAAATAAATTCTTATTGGTAGCCATGCTTCCGCTCTTGCTACAATCCTGTTTTGTGGCAAAAAACTATGAGCGGCCGGCCGTCGAGACCGAAAACCTATATCGCACCGACCAGCTGCCACAAGACAGCGTGTCATTTGCTTCGATATCATATAAGGACCTTTTTACGGATTCGTATTTAAAGACCTATATCGAACGAGGTTTAGCGAACAACCTTGACATTCGTATTGCGCTGGAAAACATTTCGGCAGCCGAAGCTTATGTAAAACAAGGGAAGGCAGGTTACCTACCCACCATTAACGGTGCCGCAAGCGCGACAAGAACGGCAAGAACCAGTGAAAACGGTCAGTTCGGAAGTATTTTTTCCCAACCCTATAATCAATTCGAGGCCTCGGGAACCCTATCTTGGGAAGCCGATATCTGGGGAAAGATAAGAAGCACCAAACGGGCAAGCGATGCCAGCTACCTACAGACCGTAGCGGCCCACCAAGCCGTTAAAACCAGTCTGGTGTCGCAAATTGCCACCACGTATTACCAATTGTTGGCCTTAGACAAGCAAGTTGCCGTAACCGTGGAGACCATTGAAAACCGTATGAGAAGCTTGGAGACCATTACCGCCCTTAAAGAGGCAGGGCAGGCGAACCAAGTGGGTGTGGATCAAACGGCCGCACAATTGTACAGCGCCCAAAGCCAACTGTTGGATCTTAAAAACTCGCTTTTTAAGACCGAGACGGCCTTGAGCATTCTTTTGGGAGAACAACCACAAACCTATGACCGCAGTTCATTGGACGACCAAGAACTGACCAGCGATATGCAACTTGGGGTACCCGCCTTGTTGTTGCGCAACCGACCCGATATTATGCAGTCCGAATTCGGTTTGGTAAATAGTTTTGAGCTGACGAATGTGGCCAGAAGCAACTTCTATCCTTCCATTACCTTATCGGCGCAAGGAGGCTTTCAAAGTCTGGAAATCGATAATTGGATCGACAGCAGTTCTATTTTCGCCAACCTTATTGGTGGCCTTACACAGCCCATTTTGAACGGCCGAAAAGTCAGAACCGCCTACGAAGTGGCAAAGGCCCAGCAAGAACAAGCCCTTCTTAACTTTAAAAAGACCCTGCTTACCGCAGGTAAAGAAGTGTCGGATGCGCTATACGATTATAACACTGCCGTTGAAAAAGAAGCCTATGTTACCAAACAGGTAGTGGCCCTCAAACGTGCGGAAAGCAATTCAGAAGAATTGTTGAACAGTGGATACCTGACCTATTTGGACCTGTTGACCGCAAGGGAAAACTCCCTGAACGCGGAACTTAACTTGGTCAGCAACAAGTTGGCCCAATTATCCGCAACAGTAGAGCTATACCGTTCCCTAGGTGGTGGATGGCACTAA